One Faecalicatena sp. Marseille-Q4148 DNA window includes the following coding sequences:
- a CDS encoding DUF1273 family protein, translating into MEGKTCCVTGHRDIPQKEINKVKAALRREVDLAVKEGFTRFMSGFAEGVDQYFAEIVLEKKKKNPALELIAVIPYQKRLDNLMEKRRTYEMLEACADVVVMQEKYHPSVYSHRNRYMAEHSDRVIAVYDGREKGGTVRTIRFAHQMKKEFREIPVGEIFLS; encoded by the coding sequence ATGGAAGGAAAGACATGCTGTGTCACCGGGCACAGGGATATACCCCAGAAAGAGATCAATAAGGTCAAGGCCGCCTTGCGGCGTGAGGTTGACCTTGCGGTCAAAGAAGGGTTTACCCGGTTTATGAGCGGGTTTGCGGAAGGCGTGGACCAGTATTTTGCCGAGATTGTACTGGAAAAGAAAAAGAAAAATCCGGCGTTGGAACTGATTGCAGTTATCCCCTACCAAAAGCGCCTGGATAATCTGATGGAAAAAAGGCGGACCTATGAAATGCTGGAGGCATGTGCGGATGTTGTCGTCATGCAGGAGAAATACCACCCCAGCGTCTATTCCCACCGAAACCGCTACATGGCCGAACACTCGGACCGGGTGATCGCCGTGTATGATGGGAGGGAAAAAGGCGGCACGGTCAGGACGATCCGGTTTGCACACCAGATGAAAAAGGAGTTTAGAGAGATCCCGGTTGGGGAAATATTTTTATCTTAG
- a CDS encoding helix-turn-helix transcriptional regulator, with amino-acid sequence MYEDFVPERLAKLRTQKGVSARDMSLSLGQANNYINNIENKKSLPAMQSFFYICEYLGVTPQEFFDEGNACPEALQEFIEEARKLDSRSMSYILGIMKELNSKR; translated from the coding sequence GTGTATGAAGATTTTGTCCCGGAACGGCTGGCAAAGTTGCGGACACAGAAAGGCGTATCTGCACGCGATATGTCCTTGTCGTTAGGACAGGCAAACAACTATATCAACAACATCGAAAACAAAAAATCACTTCCTGCCATGCAGTCCTTCTTCTATATCTGTGAATACCTGGGCGTGACGCCGCAGGAATTTTTTGACGAGGGGAACGCCTGCCCGGAAGCCCTTCAGGAGTTTATCGAAGAAGCAAGGAAACTGGATTCCCGGTCAATGAGCTATATCCTCGGCATTATGAAAGAGCTGAACAGCAAGCGTTAA
- a CDS encoding AbrB/MazE/SpoVT family DNA-binding domain-containing protein, with protein sequence MLAELRQKAQVTIPREIIVKLGLSEGDKLDIFEKDGSICIMPVVVYPKHYLNELKEEISDVKAKLASGEQPVFDSVDALFDKLEAE encoded by the coding sequence ATGCTGGCCGAATTACGTCAGAAAGCCCAGGTCACGATCCCAAGGGAGATCATTGTCAAGCTCGGCCTGTCAGAGGGCGACAAGCTGGACATCTTCGAGAAGGACGGCTCCATCTGCATCATGCCGGTGGTTGTCTACCCGAAACATTACCTGAATGAACTTAAAGAAGAAATCAGCGATGTAAAAGCAAAACTCGCATCCGGGGAGCAGCCTGTCTTTGACAGCGTGGACGCCCTGTTTGACAAATTGGAGGCGGAGTGA
- a CDS encoding type II toxin-antitoxin system mRNA interferase toxin, RelE/StbE family, translating into MAYEFTFTPRFQKHFKGLNAQEKKQLKNKLELLAENPSHPSLRTKRIQGTTDLFECSVNMDIRIIWYYEGDKMIILVDVGHHDILKQF; encoded by the coding sequence ATGGCGTATGAATTTACCTTTACGCCCCGTTTCCAAAAGCACTTTAAGGGCCTGAACGCCCAGGAGAAGAAGCAGTTAAAAAACAAGCTGGAACTTCTGGCTGAAAATCCTTCCCACCCGTCGCTGCGCACCAAGCGCATCCAGGGCACCACAGACCTTTTTGAGTGCAGCGTCAACATGGACATCCGCATTATCTGGTATTACGAAGGCGATAAAATGATCATCCTGGTGGACGTGGGGCACCACGACATACTAAAACAATTCTAA
- a CDS encoding deoxyuridine 5'-triphosphate nucleotidohydrolase produces MKIKLIDFGVPESRRPFRPHGNDAGADVYMPYDCTLQPGGIAKIPLGFGIEIPDGYAGYIFPRTSMAVKGLVCELPPVDSGYRGEIHAIISNVSSTPQELSKGARIGQLVITPVVIADFVTDLGAQRGTGGFGSTGT; encoded by the coding sequence ATGAAGATTAAACTGATCGACTTTGGCGTGCCGGAGAGCCGGCGCCCCTTCCGGCCGCATGGCAACGATGCCGGGGCAGATGTGTATATGCCCTATGACTGCACCTTACAGCCGGGCGGGATTGCCAAAATACCGCTTGGGTTCGGGATTGAGATACCGGACGGGTACGCGGGCTATATCTTCCCCCGCACCAGCATGGCGGTAAAGGGCCTGGTCTGCGAGCTGCCCCCTGTGGATTCCGGCTACCGCGGGGAGATCCATGCCATCATCAGCAATGTAAGCAGCACCCCCCAGGAGCTTTCCAAAGGGGCACGGATCGGGCAGCTTGTGATTACTCCGGTTGTGATTGCGGACTTTGTGACAGATCTGGGCGCGCAGCGGGGAACCGGAGGCTTTGGAAGTACCGGAACATAA
- a CDS encoding FAD-dependent thymidylate synthase, whose product MVFAARLTQRGHKIATMEDLLALYEQSFSEKTVEAIGNLPHPTVQKFAVITVAVVGASRRFLSQITRHQNEVKFMSASLQYSNYTGQADFSVPYEILTAPAKIRELYLTSCREGMGCYEKLCHEGIGHDAAGYATPQGLRNVLIISATPYQWKHIIGQRVCRRNTDETRIVLLKIWKELYALSPVLFAPSLVGPFCQMDKCLEGKMTCGRKLAADMTPEDILRADYPAILEGGSA is encoded by the coding sequence ATGGTCTTTGCGGCAAGGCTCACCCAGCGGGGGCATAAAATCGCCACAATGGAGGACCTGCTGGCACTCTATGAACAATCGTTCAGTGAGAAAACCGTGGAGGCCATCGGGAACCTTCCCCACCCCACGGTACAGAAATTCGCAGTCATAACCGTGGCCGTCGTGGGGGCAAGCAGGCGGTTCCTCTCCCAGATCACGCGCCACCAGAACGAAGTAAAATTTATGAGCGCGTCCTTACAGTACAGCAATTACACGGGGCAGGCGGATTTTTCCGTGCCCTATGAGATTCTGACCGCCCCGGCAAAGATCCGGGAGCTGTACTTAACAAGCTGCCGGGAAGGCATGGGGTGTTATGAAAAACTCTGCCATGAGGGAATCGGCCATGACGCGGCGGGTTACGCCACGCCCCAAGGGCTTCGGAATGTGCTGATTATCAGCGCCACGCCCTACCAGTGGAAACATATCATCGGCCAGCGGGTGTGCCGCAGGAACACGGACGAGACAAGGATTGTGCTTCTGAAAATCTGGAAGGAGCTTTATGCACTCAGCCCCGTTCTATTTGCACCTTCCCTTGTCGGTCCGTTCTGCCAGATGGATAAATGCCTGGAGGGGAAAATGACCTGCGGGCGGAAACTGGCGGCAGATATGACGCCGGAAGATATTTTAAGGGCGGACTACCCGGCGATCTTGGAAGGAGGCAGCGCATGA